In a single window of the Raphanus sativus cultivar WK10039 chromosome 9, ASM80110v3, whole genome shotgun sequence genome:
- the LOC130500095 gene encoding uncharacterized protein LOC130500095, whose product MALEDDTNQAEMTSKEIELLNKLEFLQSQVTDLHKAQETTPGGPELLFEGSTLALLNTPRDGEEVPHRPVFADNEPEGREAANDGTRVQVDSYSDTEDEEYSPDDPGISDPALASYLERVVSERFGTIQSMEERLSGVAPLIRRSNQRSYSDTPFVEEIASVEMPRKFSFPSIKMYEDTRDPENHITQYKQRMLALAIPWDAREATMFKGFRSTLTGPALQWYINLPIKSIKSFAALSDKFVEQFASSRNLEKNSDDLYEVLQHRNEPLCSYIARFNQEKVAILECNAYTAISAFKRGLLPEEDLYKELIKYKCRNMEDVLSRAWAQVKWEDVASRAKACPNYDQKSSKPTRNDRDEPSYPKTARETGNPSRGRYQHRPLPRSEGMMVSTWPDISHLVISKPELIGVLRQMGPQVKWPHKMKAAEANRNPKRWCDFHSDHGHTTEECIALKMEVSGISSAAAKRSTRNARNGQEAEGPKRLLLGTDEISFTAREQQKVLAPHHDALVISLTIANCLVKRILVDDWSSSNIIFHSAFADLGLEPTALTRKATPLVGFSGEVKQTLGEVFLPVDAEGINQATKFLVVD is encoded by the exons ATGGCACTAGAGGACGATACTAACCAAGCAGAGATGACCTCGAAGGAGATCGAGCTCCTCAACAAGCTCGAGTTTCTGCAAagtcaggttaccgatcttcacaaagctcaGGAGACCACACCCGGAGGTCCTGAACTTCTCTTCGAA GGTTCGACCCTGGCTTTGCTCAACACTCCACGCGATGGTGAAGAAGTACCTCATCGACCCGTCTTCGCCGACAACGAACCCGAAGGCCGAGAAGCTGCAAATGATGGGACCCGAGTGCAAGTGGATAGCTATTCCGATACAGAGGACGAAGAGTACTCACCCGATGATCCCGGGATCTCAGATCCGGCTCTAGCATCCTACTTAGAAAGGGTGGTCTCCGAAAGGTTTggcaccattcaatctatggaAGAAAGACTTTCAGGTGTAGCTCCTCTTATTCGAAGGAGTAATCAGAggtcctactccgatacacctttcgtggaagagattgcttcaGTGGAGATGCCACGAAAGTTCTCTttcccgagcataaagatgtatgaagATACTAGGGATCCTGAAAATCATATCACccagtacaagcaacgcatgctagcATTAGCAATCCCCTgggatgcacgggaagctaccatgttCAAGGGATTCAGATCAACCTTGACTGGCCCTGCTCTCCAATGGTACATCAATCTTCCTATCAAGTCCATCAagtcctttgcagcccttagcgacAAGTTCGTGGAGCAATTTGCTAGTAGTCGCAACCTAGAGAAGAACTCAGACGACCTCTATGaagtcctccagcataggaatgaACCCCTTTGCTCCTACATAGCACGCTTCAATCAAGAGAAGGTGGCTATCCTTGAGTGCAACGCTTatacggctatctcagccttCAAGCGGGGTCTACTTCCGGAGGAAGATCtctacaaggagctgatcaaataTAAGTGCAGGAATATGGAGGACGTATtgtctcgtgcttgggctcaagtaaaGTGGGAAGATGTTGCTAGTAGGGCCAAAGCCTGTCCGAATTACGATCAGAAGTCCTCAAAGCCGACTAGGAATGACCGCGATGAGCCCTCTTATCCCAAGACCGCGAGGGAGACCGGCAACCCAAGCAGGGGCAGGTACCAACATCGACCTTTGCCTAGATCCGAGGGGATGATGGTGTCCACTTGGCCAGATATCTCTCATCTTGTGATATCAAAACCGGAACTGATCGGTGTCCTACGACAAATGGGTCCACAAGTTAAGTGGCCTCATAAGATGAAGGCTGCAGAGGCTAATCGAAACCCCAAGCGGTGGTGCGACTTCCATAGTGACCATGGTCACACCACGGAAGAGTGTATAGCCTTGAAGATGGAA GTAAGCGGAATTAGCAGTGCCGCTGCCAAGAGAAGTACACGCAACGCCAGGAATggccaagaggccgagggtcctAAGCGCCTACTCCTCGGAACAGATGAGATCAGCTTCACTGCTAGGGAGCAACAGAAGGTTCTTGCTCCTCATCATGACGCCcttgtcatttcacttaccatagcaaactgcttggtcaagcgaataTTAGTAGACGATTggagctccagcaacataaTCTTCCATTCGGCCTTCGCCGACCTAGGGTTGGAACCTACAGCTCTAACTAGAAAGGCGACTCCCCTTGTAGGCTTCAGCGGAGAGGTCAAGCaaaccttaggagaggtctTTCTCCCCGTGGACGCCGAGGGGATAAATCAAGCCACGAAGTTCCTAGTCGTCGATTGA